Proteins encoded by one window of Bactrocera oleae isolate idBacOlea1 chromosome 4, idBacOlea1, whole genome shotgun sequence:
- the lin gene encoding protein lines has translation MSNSSSCKSDLSTSNSNSTQISSSSNNHNCSSNTNNNAEQPQTKRQKIEKISKTSRVVKSVSSKATAVAEATCSPPPDIIDTGGVNAMQANINGKLLSTNNHQQLRCSSLSSSANSISTPSSANNSPTTTPSGSRATSLSHLLNEQGNVTQILPGILNVTSSTSSADMVKKPEMPLKSADIIGKNSSTNTTGVSSDEVDRIPFQMPDLLSITVNTNSSKILTAQTIEQEMQTNASLTLTATHSEDMREFEASLNKQCLCGVSERTLRKPFQSHYSIDTNGQKRIANLSEWPTEKLLQFLSNLQLLFDIYLKQNSKGFICARIMDVCDVLIRNDHNLIDEIIVLSCYNNEYVQFLAARVLASFLVIAKQELDDNWLKKLVDNLFSFERLDSSAVQKIHFSLEIIKRIVEWKDMDLHPLEDEIVDTQVGSDVSPDQSRNTSFGNTSANEERDSLDSERFFHFQPQQPTLETNYFALQFRGALNDTVDHEEGLDGEEEGIANDEDELDDDVLEESMVQAHARRHHHHLSQISMQHQHQQRQHHLQHFPSYDIIERTMQNNTSFLPTIAYDPSNAVPHYVSAPSHLFEQHVIHQNHVDDHHSHPSSLNTHATHFSSIHNSAEHIVNIGNVEEPQTNSVSSSFVSSSCQIITLTDSESFDTSHLKGVTIKILENKWPALVKNMKALIVNHMHIDHAEHCILNFLQLWENIISVKANLSVVETRPFYAQLDKFELLLQQQQLSCTVYKQLLCLFNEALCYGSTLALQDMLPVETCHLAQRIVRHVKEARILDSLPRRQPENMVSFLGFKRAAVTYLEDMPWTPKPERCTTQMCGSSTPMNREFSNNESIPNSGGIPGILSGGPIELDANAIEMDKTILQKMVLLVLKSVAVTVKEIRSDSSDSSIDSQDCDAYQDMVLIERSIRDVLRKLESFIKHKLEFHPECHFSKILIHLFDDQDDHLIEAMVCTLDVTAGISFRNNAFPELVSMLNPVYTFLEFLKMISNSSDLLLDLLVSNETCFLLYLLRLLKYIRANWDMFLRSCHDFGMGSPVLDEAMSVLIRLRLHISRLVARQLYPYDISPVLRLLESCESLYEGNERSLT, from the coding sequence ATGTCCAATTCGTCGTCGTGCAAATCAGATCTTAGCACTTCTAACAGTAACTCTACACAAATATCATCAAGCAGTAATAACCACAATTGCAGTAGTAACACCAATAACAATGCCGAGCAGCCCcaaacaaaaagacaaaaaattgaaaaaatcagtAAAACCAGTAGAGTTGTTAAATCGGTTTCTTCCAAGGCAACGGCTGTTGCAGAGGCAACATGTTCTCCGCCACCGGACATTATTGACACCGGCGGAGTTAATGCAATGCAAGCAAACATCAATGGCAAACTATTGAGTACTAATAATCATCAACAGCTACGATGTTCCTCGCTTTCGTCATCCGCCAATTCAATATCCACACCTAGTTCAGCAAATAATTCTCCTACAACCacaccaagtggatcacgtgcTACTTCATTGTCTCATTTATTAAATGAACAAGGCAATGTAACACAAATTTTGCCAGGAATTTTAAATGTCACAAGTAGTACTAGTTCCGCAGATATGGTAAAAAAACCAGAAATGCCCTTAAAAAGTGCCGATATTATTGGAAAAAACAGTAGTACTAATACGACTGGTGTAAGCTCCGACGAAGTCGATCGAATACCATTTCAGATGCCGGATTTACTATCTATAACTGTAAATACGAATAGTTCTAAGATATTAACGGCGCAAACTATAGAGCAAGAGATGCAGACAAACGCAAGTCTGACGTTAACTGCAACACACTCAGAGGACATGCGCGAATTCGAAGCCTCCTTAAACAAGCAATGCCTTTGCGGTGTATCCGAACGTACACTACGAAAGCCTTTTCAGTCACATTACTCCATCGACACAAATGGGCAAAAACGCATTGCGAATCTTTCGGAATGGCCGACGGAAAAgcttttgcaatttctttctaATTTACAGCTTTTGTTCGATATATATCTTAAACAGAATTCCAAAGGATTTATTTGTGCAAGAATAATGGACGTCTGCGATGTTCTCATTCGTAACGATCATAATCTTATTGatgaaataattgttttgtcCTGTTACAACAATGAATATGTACAGTTTTTAGCTGCTAGAGTATTGGCATCGTTTCTGGTGATTGCAAAGCAGGAGCTGGATGATAATTGGCTTAAAAAATTAGTTGACAACCTTTTTAGTTTTGAACGATTGGATAGCTCGGCAGTTCAAAAAATTCATTTCAGCTTGGAGATCATTAAAAGAATAGTTGAATGGAAAGATATGGATTTGCACCCACTTGAAGACGAAATCGTTGACACCCAGGTGGGTAGTGATGTTTCTCCGGATCAAAGTAGAAACACATCATTCGGCAACACAAGCGCAAATGAAGAAAGAGACAGTTTGGATAGCGAAAGATTTTTTCATTTCCAACCACAGCAACCAACATTGGAAACAAACTATTTTGCATTACAATTTCGAGGTGCGCTTAACGATACAGTTGACCACGAGGAAGGACTGGACGGTGAGGAGGAAGGGATCGCAAATGATGAGGATGAGTTAGATGATGACGTGTTAGAGGAGAGTATGGTTCAAGCGCATGCGCGAAGGCACCATCACCATTTATCGCAAATATCGATGCAACATCAACATCAGCAGCGTCAACACCATCTTCAACATTTTCCCTCCTATGATATTATTGAAAGAACAATGCAAAATAACACAAGCTTTCTTCCTACAATAGCATATGACCCATCAAATGCTGTACCCCATTACGTTAGTGCTCCTTCACATCTATTTGAACAACACGTAATTCATCAAAATCACGTTGATGATCATCATTCCCATCCGTCATCTTTAAATACTCATGCAACACACTTTTCGAGCATTCACAATTCAGCAGAACACATTGTGAATATTGGCAATGTCGAAGAGCCTCAAACAAATTCTGTATCCAGTTCTTTTGTATCATCAAGTTGTCAAATAATCACACTTACGGACTCTGAGAGTTTCGATACGTCACATCTAAAAGGTGTCACAATTAAAATACTCGAAAATAAGTGGCCTGCATTGGTAAAGAACATGAAAGCTCTTATTGTTAACCATATGCATATAGATCACGCTGAGCATTGTATACTAAATTTCCTACAGCTGTGggaaaatataatttcagttAAGGCGAATCTCTCTGTGGTCGAAACACGCCCGTTTTATGCCCAGCTGGATAAATTTGAATTActtttacaacaacagcaactttCCTGTACTGTTTATAAACAGCTACTGTGCTTATTTAACGAAGCGTTGTGTTACGGCTCCACGCTTGCACTGCAGGACATGCTGCCAGTCGAGACGTGTCATTTGGCGCAAAGAATTGTGCGGCATGTAAAAGAGGCACGTATTTTAGACTCTCTACCGCGTCGTCAACCTGAAAACATGGTCAGTTTTTTGGGCTTCAAACGCGCGGCCGTTACTTATTTAGAAGATATGCCATGGACTCCGAAGCCGGAACGATGTACAACACAAATGTGCGGTTCGTCCACTCCGATGAATCGAGAATTCTCTAATAACGAAAGCATTCCAAATTCAGGGGGGATTCCAGGGATATTGTCAGGTGGTCCAATTGAGCTTGATGCCAATGCCATTGAAATGGATAAaacaatattacaaaaaatggtGCTCCTAGTTCTGAAATCTGTTGCTGTAACTGTTAAAGAGATACGAAGCGATTCTTCGGATTCCTCGATTGATTCTCAAGACTGTGACGCCTATCAAGATATGGTGTTGATTGAGCGTTCCATACGCGATGTTTTACGCAAACTGGAATCATTTATAAAGCACAAACTAGAATTTCATCCTGAGTGCCACTTTAGCAAAATACTCATACATCTTTTCGATGATCAGGATGATCATTTAATTGAAGCTATGGTGTGTACCTTGGATGTTACAGCAGGCATATCTTTCCGCAATAATGCATTCCCTGAACTCGTTTCTATGTTGAATCCGGTCTATACCTTCTTAGAGTTCCTCAAAATGATTTCCAACAGTTCAGACCTCTTACTGGATCTACTGGTCAGCAATGAGACTTGTTTTCTACTCTATCTACTACGACtactaaaatatatacgagCAAATTGGGATATGTTTCTACGTAGTTGTCATGATTTTGGAATGGGCTCACCTGTCCTCGACGAAGCAATGAGTGTGTTGATACGATTGCGTTTGCACATCTCCCGATTAGTAGCGCGTCAATTATATCCCTACGATATTTCACCGGTGCTGCGGCTGCTGGAAAGCTGTGAAAGCCTTTATGAGGGCAATGAACGTAGCTTAACATAA